The genomic DNA ACCAGCTTGCGGGTGCGCTCACCGATTTCCGGGGTGTCCGGGGCGCCGGCGCACAGCACCAGCTGCACCCCCTCGTCGAAGTGGTGGGCCGCCTTGACCAGGTGCTCCACACCCTTCTGGCGGGTGATGCGGCCGACGAAGGAGGCGATCGGGCGATCCGGGTCGATGCCGAGCCGGATCATCACCGAGTCCTCGTCGAAACGCGGGGTCGGGGTCCACACCTGGGTGTCGATGCCGTTGAGGACGACGTGGACCTTGTCGGCGTCGATGCGCGGGTAGGCGTCGAGGATAGCGGTCTTCATGCCGGCCGAGACGGCGATGACCGCGTCGGCGTATTCCATGGCGTTCTTCTCGGACCAGGAGGAGACGTCGTAGCCGCCGCCGAGCTGCTCGCGCTTCCACGGGCGGTGCGGCTCCAGGGAGTGGGCGGTGGCGATGTGCGGAATCCCGTAGAGCTCACCGGTCAGGTGGCCGCCGAGGCCGGCGTACCAGGTGTGGGAGTGGGCGACGTCCAGGTTGTTCGCGGCGTCGGCCATGCGCAGTCCGGTGGACAGCGTCTTGATGGCGGAGTTCGCCTCGGCCAGCTCCGGGTCGACGCCGTGGACGTAGACGCCCTCTTCGTCGCGGGGGCCACCCATGCAGTGGACGTCCACCTCGACCCCGTCGATGTCGCGCATGAAACGGGTCAGCTCGGTAACGTGGACGCCTGCGCCACCGTACACTTCTGGCGGATACTCTTTGGTCATCATTCCGACTCTCATGCCTTAGACAGTAGCCACGATTCCGGGGTCGTGCAGGCGCCTGAAGGGCCCAGGGACGGTCCCGGGCGACGCATCAGGGGGCAGTGACGGGTTAGGGGCAGGGGGAGGGGCGTCGGTCAACTAACGGGAAGCTCTGCGAAGTGTCGACGAACTCAATATGGTGGTGGATGTGAAAACACGACCGAGAGTTCTAGCCATCGTCCTCGCCGGCGGCGAGGGTAAGCGACTATTCCCCCTGACCGAGGACCGCGCGAAGCCTGCAGTGCCATTCGGCGGTACCTACCGCCTGATTGACTTCGTCCTGTCGAACCTCGTCAACGGTGGTTTCGAACGGATCGCGGTCCTGACCCAATACAAGTCTCACTCGCTGGACCGCCACATCTCCCGCGCGTGGAACATCTCCGGGCCGACCGGCTCCTACATCGCCTCGGTGCCGGCCCAGCAGCGTCGCGGAAAGCGCTGGTACAACGGGTCCGCGGACGCCATCGTGCAGTCCCTCAACCTCATCTACGACGACAAGCCGGACTACGTCCTGGTCTTCGGCGCGGACCACGTCTACCGCATGGACCCGTCGCAGATGCTCGAGGACCACATTAAGTCGGGCAAGGCGTGCACCGTCGCGGGCATCCGGGTCCCGCGCGAGGAGGCCACCGCCTTCGGCGTCATCGACGCGGACGAGGACGGCACGATCACCGAGTTCCTGGAGAAGCCGGCCAACCCGCCGGGCACCGCGGATGACCCGAGCCAGGCCTACGCCTCCATGGGCAACTACATCTTCACCACCGAGCCGTTCATTGAGGCGCTGCTCAAGGACGAACTCGATGAAGAGTCCGACCATGACATGGGCGGGAACATCATCCCGAACTTCGTGGCGGAGGGCGAGGCCCACGTCTACGACTTCTCCGCCAACGCGGTCCCGGGCGCGACCGACCGCGACCGTGGCTACTGGCGTGACGTCGGCACCATCGATTCCTACTACGAGGCGCACATGGACCTGATCTCGGTCCACCCGGTGTTCAACCTCTACAACACGACCTGGCCGATTCACTCAACCGACGACGCGAACCTCCCCCCGGCGAAGTTCGTGCAGGGCGGCATCGCGCAGTCCTCCATGGTGGCGCCGGGTTCGATCGTCTCCGGAGGCACGGTCCGCAACTCGGTGATCTCCTCCGGCGTCCGCATCGAGGAAGGCGCCACCGTCGAAGGCTCCGTCCTGCTGCCGGGTGTGCGTGTCGGCAAGGGGGCGGTGGTGCGCCACGCCATCCTGGACAAGAACGTCTACGTCCGGGAGGGCGAGATCGTCGGCGTCGACGCGGCGCGTGATGAGGCCCGCTTCAAGGTCTCTGCGGGTGGCGTGGTCGTCGTCGGCAAGAACGGCATCGTCTAGCGGCCGG from Corynebacterium guangdongense includes the following:
- the glgA gene encoding glycogen synthase, producing the protein MRVGMMTKEYPPEVYGGAGVHVTELTRFMRDIDGVEVDVHCMGGPRDEEGVYVHGVDPELAEANSAIKTLSTGLRMADAANNLDVAHSHTWYAGLGGHLTGELYGIPHIATAHSLEPHRPWKREQLGGGYDVSSWSEKNAMEYADAVIAVSAGMKTAILDAYPRIDADKVHVVLNGIDTQVWTPTPRFDEDSVMIRLGIDPDRPIASFVGRITRQKGVEHLVKAAHHFDEGVQLVLCAGAPDTPEIGERTRKLVEELQASREGVYWIQDHLPQPQIQEIYSSSDTFVCPSIYEPLGIVNLEAMACNTAVVASDVGGIPEVVVDGETGTLVHYDEKDAEAFERGIAEAVNAMVADRDNARAFGAAGRTRAVEKFSWATIAQQTVDVYKSVL
- the glgC gene encoding glucose-1-phosphate adenylyltransferase, with product MVVDVKTRPRVLAIVLAGGEGKRLFPLTEDRAKPAVPFGGTYRLIDFVLSNLVNGGFERIAVLTQYKSHSLDRHISRAWNISGPTGSYIASVPAQQRRGKRWYNGSADAIVQSLNLIYDDKPDYVLVFGADHVYRMDPSQMLEDHIKSGKACTVAGIRVPREEATAFGVIDADEDGTITEFLEKPANPPGTADDPSQAYASMGNYIFTTEPFIEALLKDELDEESDHDMGGNIIPNFVAEGEAHVYDFSANAVPGATDRDRGYWRDVGTIDSYYEAHMDLISVHPVFNLYNTTWPIHSTDDANLPPAKFVQGGIAQSSMVAPGSIVSGGTVRNSVISSGVRIEEGATVEGSVLLPGVRVGKGAVVRHAILDKNVYVREGEIVGVDAARDEARFKVSAGGVVVVGKNGIV